The genomic DNA CAAAATCTCCTTTTCGTCAAGCAGCAGCTTTCCTTTTCGCAGCATTCACAATCCTTATGGTGTTTTCCCATCTTTCTGGGGCGATTCCTCCCACTGGGCACCCGGTGAAAAAAGGTGCATTTTCCACCTCCCAACAACGATTGGATGCCCAAAAACTGGCAGATATAGCCCAGAAATTGAAACAGTCATTCCTTCCCTCCGGCTCTGCCGGGAAAACTGCCGTGAATCAGAGCAGCCAGCTTGACTTCCCAAAAGACGCCAATAATGGGACGCCGATTTTCCTGGATCGTGAGTTGATATCGCACATGCACCCCGGGGCAGCAAAGAAACAGGCTGGAGCTTCTCCGGAGGGAATCGCTCTGGATTTCATACAGACCAACCGGGAGATTTTCAAACTGAACAACCCTCAGGAAGAACTGAAAACCTTTTCGCTTACACAAACCGAAGACGGTTTCTATCATATCAGCTTCAATCAAGTGTACGAAGGAGTGACAGTGTGGGAACACCGGCTTGTGGTTCATCTTGACCGTGATCAGATTCCTTACGCAATGAACGGCAGGTATTCACCCACACCCCAGGGTATCGATGTTCATGATGTCCCGGTGAATATGGCCAGGGCTATTGAAGAAGCTCTGCTCGAGCTTTCCAGCAGGACAACCGTTCTTCCGCCTGAAGGATGGGGAAAAATCCTTGGATACACCGGTCCTTCCGCCCAGCTTGTGATCTGGGTCGACGATGCTACGGGTCAATCGCTTCTTGCATGGCAGGTTACAATCCGGCCCAGTCTCCGTGAGCGCTGGTTTACCTTTGTGGATGCCCGCACCGGAAAGATACTGGAATCGTATAATGCCGCCACAAGCAGTACTCCGTCCACTGCCAATGCTGTCGATGCTCTCGGGAAAACCCGTACTCTTAATGTGACCCTGGACCAGGGCGTCTATTATCTGGAAGACAGTACTGCGAAAATACAGACATACAGCGCTAACGGAAAAGTTATCAGCGCAACCACCCAGCCTGTGCCCTATTCCTCAACGGACAACACCTGGACCGATTCTCTGGCCGTCTCGGCGCATGCCAACGCCCGTGTGACCTACGATTTTTACCTCACCAAGGAGAACCGTAACGGCCTGGACGCCAAAAACGGTGAAATTCACCTGATCATGCATTATACGGACAACGGCCAGCCTCTCGATAATGCGTTCTGGGCCGGCGGCGGAGTGCTTGCTTTCGGTGATGCCGAGCCTTTTACACGGGCGCAGGATGTGGTGGCGCACGAAATGACTCACGGGGTTGTCGAATATACCGTGGGGCTGAACTATAAAAATCAGCCCGGTGCGCTCAATGAAGCAATCGCGGATGTCATGGCCTGCATGGTCGATCCGAACTGGCAGGTCGGCGAAACCCTCCCGAAGGGCCCCATCCGGGATCTTTTGAACCCTTCAAAATATAACATGCCGGCAGACATGTCGGGCTATAAAACATTTCCGTTGAGCCAGGATGAAGGCGGAGTTCACTATAATATGAGCATCCCCTCACGGGCCTGGGCGCTTTTGGGAGAGTCTATAGGCCGTGATAAAACTGCCAATATACTCTACCGGGTTCTCAACAGCCGGTACCTGGCGCCCGAGGCGCAATTTACCGATATGCGGCTGGCAGCGGTGCAGTCGGCTACCGACCTTTTCGGGGCCGCTTCCAACGAAGTTTCGGCGGTGAAGCAATCGTTCACCCAGGTTGGCATCCTCGATGCGGCGCCCACTCAGCCCCCTGTAGATACTACTCCGATCGCTGGAAACAATATTATCGCTTTTGTGGACGATTATCAGAACCTGAATAACCTGCTTTTAGGGAAAACGGTTATTCAGACTGCACCGGATATTTCCAGACCCACCTTGACCATGGTTTACACCGGAACCGCCAGTCCGCTCACCGTTTCTTCGGATGGCTCCAAGCTGATCTTTGTCGACTCATCCAACAATCTGCGCATGATCAAGATCGATACGTACCAGGAATTACTGATTGACAGCACGGGGCAATGGAGTTCGCTGGCGCTTTCGCCGGATGGCAACACTCTGGCGGCAACCACGGTAAACTCCGACAGCACCATATACATTCTCGATTTGAACAATCCGGGCAAGAGCCGGGCAATTCTCCTTTATACTCCGGGAACTGAAGGGATCAAGAATTATACTACAGTTGAGGCCGACAAACTGGAGTGGGACTCCACCGGGACCCAGGTCCTTTATGATGCATTCCATCAGATTCCGGTTACGGGAGGGAATCCCCTTGAATTCTGGGATATCAATATCCTGGATGTCAAGAGTGGGATTATTGCACGGGTAAACACCCCGACCGGCTCGGGCACTCAAGTGGGAAACCCGTCCTACGCTCAGACTAACGACCGCTATATCGTGTGTGATATGTTCCAGAATACTGCGGGCAAATACTCCAATTCCATTACAGCGATCGATCTCTATCTGCAGACCACGTCCACACTCCATGTCAACGGGGTTGTTTCCACCTCGAGCGGCCCTTTCCCTAATCTGGGATTTGCGAGATATTCGCCGGACGATAAAACGGTCATTTATCAGCGGTACAGTCAAACAACGGGTTACAACACTCTCTACAAACTTTCCCTGAAGGATGACAAGATGACCCCGTCCGGGACTGAAACATCATACCACCGCGGTTCTCTTCCGGTATGGTTCGTCCGGGGCAATATAACTTCTGTCGATGAGACGACTATCGCATCACCCGTTCCGTTCGCCCTCCGGCAGAATTACCCTAACCCGTTCAACCCCGGCACCTCCATCGCCTACACTCTCTATAAACCGGGAAAGGTGACCCTGACCGTGTTCAACCTTCTCGGCCAGGCGGTGGGAACCCTGGTCGACGGTTACAAGGCGGCAGGCGAATACCGGGTGAATTTCAATGGGCTCAGCCTGGCCTCCGGGATATACCTGTACCGGCTCCAGTACGGGAAATTCAGTGAAACCCGGCAGATGCTCATGGTGAAGTGACAGGTACGGGCGGATTACTGGGCAGGTTTACAAACCCGCCCTCCGCTCTTTTACATCACGTCCGCTGTTTGAACGGGATGAGATGCGGTGTTTCCGGGGGTGCCCTATGTGGATT from Candidatus Latescibacter sp. includes the following:
- a CDS encoding M4 family metallopeptidase, which translates into the protein MSKSPFRQAAAFLFAAFTILMVFSHLSGAIPPTGHPVKKGAFSTSQQRLDAQKLADIAQKLKQSFLPSGSAGKTAVNQSSQLDFPKDANNGTPIFLDRELISHMHPGAAKKQAGASPEGIALDFIQTNREIFKLNNPQEELKTFSLTQTEDGFYHISFNQVYEGVTVWEHRLVVHLDRDQIPYAMNGRYSPTPQGIDVHDVPVNMARAIEEALLELSSRTTVLPPEGWGKILGYTGPSAQLVIWVDDATGQSLLAWQVTIRPSLRERWFTFVDARTGKILESYNAATSSTPSTANAVDALGKTRTLNVTLDQGVYYLEDSTAKIQTYSANGKVISATTQPVPYSSTDNTWTDSLAVSAHANARVTYDFYLTKENRNGLDAKNGEIHLIMHYTDNGQPLDNAFWAGGGVLAFGDAEPFTRAQDVVAHEMTHGVVEYTVGLNYKNQPGALNEAIADVMACMVDPNWQVGETLPKGPIRDLLNPSKYNMPADMSGYKTFPLSQDEGGVHYNMSIPSRAWALLGESIGRDKTANILYRVLNSRYLAPEAQFTDMRLAAVQSATDLFGAASNEVSAVKQSFTQVGILDAAPTQPPVDTTPIAGNNIIAFVDDYQNLNNLLLGKTVIQTAPDISRPTLTMVYTGTASPLTVSSDGSKLIFVDSSNNLRMIKIDTYQELLIDSTGQWSSLALSPDGNTLAATTVNSDSTIYILDLNNPGKSRAILLYTPGTEGIKNYTTVEADKLEWDSTGTQVLYDAFHQIPVTGGNPLEFWDINILDVKSGIIARVNTPTGSGTQVGNPSYAQTNDRYIVCDMFQNTAGKYSNSITAIDLYLQTTSTLHVNGVVSTSSGPFPNLGFARYSPDDKTVIYQRYSQTTGYNTLYKLSLKDDKMTPSGTETSYHRGSLPVWFVRGNITSVDETTIASPVPFALRQNYPNPFNPGTSIAYTLYKPGKVTLTVFNLLGQAVGTLVDGYKAAGEYRVNFNGLSLASGIYLYRLQYGKFSETRQMLMVK